The Gottschalkia purinilytica genome segment CAGTAGTAGCAGATGAGATTAGAAAACTAGCAGAAGAGTCATCTAAAACAGCAGAAAATATTCAAGACGTAGTAAATAAAGTATATTACTCTGTTAGCTATATGAAAGAAAATTCTGAATCAATACTATCTTTCATAGATGAGAAAGTATTACAAGACTATGAAAAACTGATTGACGTTAGCGAACAGTATAGTAAAGATGCTACTACAGTAAATCAAATAATAGTAGACTTTGATGAAGCAGCAACACAATTAAGTACGTCCATATCAAGTATAGCTACTGCTATAAATGAAACGGCAATAACAGTAAATGAAGGTGCAACAGGTATTCAAGATATTTCAGAGAATACATCAGATATTGTTGAAAATACAATAACAGTAAATAAAATGGCCGATGAAAATGCAAAAGAGGCTAAGATATTACAAGATATCATAGACCAATTTAAAATAGAGTAATATTTAAAATAATCTGAAGACATATTAGAGATATTATATTAAGATACTATATTTATATAGAAATAGTTATTATATAAATAAATTAAGATCATGAGAGGATTAAGATTATATTTTTTCATGATCTTTAATTTGTTATTTAAATTATTATATATTTTAAATAAAGTAAATATTAGATATACTTTATGAACTTTACTATTTGTCGGATTTAATATAGAATTGGATAGGAAAATGATATTAATTTTCATTTATAAAAGCAATAAAGATAAATTAAAGTAATCTTAGATAAAGATATATAAATATCTAAAGAAGAAGGGAGATATAAGTGAAAAGAATTTTTACAAAAAAAATTAATGTAATAATTATATCTATTATATGTGCAACTCTTTGGGGTAGTGCTTTTCCTGTTCTTAAAGTTAGTTATGAAAAAATGGGAATAGAAGCTTCAGATATATTTTCTAAGATATATCTTGCAGGGATAAGATTTTTTATGGCTTCAATTCTAGTTTTTATAGTTGCTAAAGTTGTACTTAAGCTAAAATTAGGGATAAAAGCAGAACATTTCAAAGATGTTCTTTTTATTGGAATCTTACAGACTACACTACAATATTTCTTTTTCTATATAGGAGTTGCAAATACTTCAGGTATAAAAAGTGCCATACTTCAATCGAGTGGAACTTTTTTAGTAGTAATCTTTGCTCATCTTATATATAACGATGATAAAATAGATACAAGAAAAGTAATAAGTCTATTATTAGGATTTGGTGGAATATTTATAGTTAACATTGGAAAAGGATTTGATCCTACATTTAAACTCATGGGAGAAGGATTTTTAATAGCGTCAGCATTAATGAGTAGTTTTTCTACTATATATGTAAAGTCTGTTTCAAAAAAAATAAATCCAGTTCTTCTTACAGGATGGCAAATGTTACTAGGCTCAATTGTATTATTAGTAGTCGGAAAAGTTGGAATGCAAGGGAAAACTCTTGTTTTTGAAAGTATAAGCTTTTCATTATTAATATATGGCGCATTTCTTTCAGCTACTGCATTTCTTTTATGGAATGTGCTCTTAAAGTATAATAAAGCTGGAGAAATAAGCATATATAGATTATTTATACCTATATCAGGATCTATTCTTTCGGTAATATTTATTAAAGGTGAAGTGTTTACAATAAAATTATTAATAGGACTTAGCATGGTAGTTCTAGGAATCATTCTTTTAAACTTAAAAAGAAATTTTGAATATGTTAAAAAATGAATTTAGTGGTATAAAAAACTATAGTGTTTCAACTATAGTTTTTTGTTTTTTATAAATATATAATAAACAAGAGTACACTTTATAGAGACTAAATCTTAAGATAGTAAAATACAAAAAAGTAATATTAACCACTTAATATAATTATTGTTAGGAGGAAAAGTATGAATTTAGGTAACTTTAAAGATAAAGGGTTTGAACTAATTGTAGATAAAGGTCCAAATCTACTATGGGCTATATTAGTTCTTATAGTAGGACTTTGGATAACTAAGTGGATTATAAAAGTGGCGGAAAATAGTTTTAAAAAAAGAAAAATGGATGATTCACTGTTTTCATTTCTTAAATCATTTATGAATTTTACACTAAAAGTTTTAGTTATAGTAACTTCTGCTATAGCTTTAGGATTACCAATGAGTCCATTTATTACTATATTAGGTACATCAGGACTAGCAATTGGGTTAGCGTTAAAAGATAGTCTATCTAACTTTGCAGGAGGAGTAATAATACTTACTTCTAGAACATTTAGTATAGGAGATTTTATAGAAGTAGAAGGATTTTCTGGAACTGTAAAAGATATAAATTTATTATATACATCCTTAAATACAACAGATAACAAAAAAGTTACTATACCAAATGCAAGCTTAGCGAATAGTAAACTTACTAACTTTTCAGTAGAAAAAACTAGAAGAGTAGATTTAGTCTTTAGTATTGATCGTAATGAAAATATTGAAAAGGCAAAAGAAATTTTTAGAAAAATAGTTGAAAGTCATGAGCTAATATTGAAAGAACCTAAACCAATAATTAGAGTAGGTGAGTTAGTCAAAGATTCTGTAAACTTTGATATTAAAATCTGGTGTAATAATGATAACTATTGGGATGTTTATTATGACATAAATGAGATTGTAAAGATTGAGTTTGACAAGGAAAAGATTAATGTTGTATCTTCATAGTAGATATTATTCTAAAAAAGCAAAGCTTATAGAAATTTTATAATAATATTCAAAATGATTATGGAGAAATTAATTGATTATGTTTATGAAAATAGTTTGCCGTAAACAAACTTCACAATTGGTCTTATGGCAGCAAAAAGAAGATAAAAAAGATTATAAATAAACTTCATATAATTAAAGAATCATAGGGATAGAGAAAAATAAATTAATTATTAATATAAACAGCTGATATGATATAATTAAAGATTACTCATTTAAATTAAAATATATTAAATAAGGTGAGGGAAATTATGTCTAAAAGACCTAAAATTAAGATTACTTTAGTAGATAAAATAGGAAAAATGGGATGTCATCGTGGACATAAAATAGGAGATACTTTTGATTTTGACACAGAAAGAGGAAAGCTATGTCCAATGGCTATGCACGTAGCTTTTCCATACGTTGATATATTAAGATATGGTGGAGATATACCTAAAGATAGTGATGGAGAAATAAAAATATGTTGTCCAGATGCAGCAGTAATCAATATTTTTAAATTAGAGAAAATAGAAGAATAACATATTTATAAGATTAAACTTTTAATGCTTATGGAAATATAAAAAAATGTGAAAAAGATTGTATTTAAACAAACAAAGCTCCTTTCTGTCAGTAATTAAAAACAATAAAGTCAGAAGGAGCTTTTTTATGAGTAAAGATATACTTCAAAGAATATTTAAATTAGGGATAGAAAAATAGCACTATACTATAAGTTATCATTTAAAAGAACCATATGTATATGATCTTCCCATACTCCATTTATTTTCAAATATTTACGAGCTAATCCTTCGTTATAAAAGCCTAATTTTCCTACAACTCTTAATGATGGCTTATTTTTAGGCATTATATTAGCTTCAATT includes the following:
- a CDS encoding DMT family transporter, with the protein product MKRIFTKKINVIIISIICATLWGSAFPVLKVSYEKMGIEASDIFSKIYLAGIRFFMASILVFIVAKVVLKLKLGIKAEHFKDVLFIGILQTTLQYFFFYIGVANTSGIKSAILQSSGTFLVVIFAHLIYNDDKIDTRKVISLLLGFGGIFIVNIGKGFDPTFKLMGEGFLIASALMSSFSTIYVKSVSKKINPVLLTGWQMLLGSIVLLVVGKVGMQGKTLVFESISFSLLIYGAFLSATAFLLWNVLLKYNKAGEISIYRLFIPISGSILSVIFIKGEVFTIKLLIGLSMVVLGIILLNLKRNFEYVKK
- a CDS encoding mechanosensitive ion channel family protein, which produces MNLGNFKDKGFELIVDKGPNLLWAILVLIVGLWITKWIIKVAENSFKKRKMDDSLFSFLKSFMNFTLKVLVIVTSAIALGLPMSPFITILGTSGLAIGLALKDSLSNFAGGVIILTSRTFSIGDFIEVEGFSGTVKDINLLYTSLNTTDNKKVTIPNASLANSKLTNFSVEKTRRVDLVFSIDRNENIEKAKEIFRKIVESHELILKEPKPIIRVGELVKDSVNFDIKIWCNNDNYWDVYYDINEIVKIEFDKEKINVVSS
- a CDS encoding TIGR04076 family protein, whose product is MSKRPKIKITLVDKIGKMGCHRGHKIGDTFDFDTERGKLCPMAMHVAFPYVDILRYGGDIPKDSDGEIKICCPDAAVINIFKLEKIEE